AATGTCTTTTAAACGCTTAAATGAAATCATCCTTTAATGCTAAGTGTACTGTGCGTGAAGGAGCTGCTTTATACCCTTGAATTACAGAGACTGGGCCCATTATTAAGGTTGTTTTGTGTATTTACTATCACATCTTGCTAATTTTGGATGCATCAAAAATCGAACTTCCTGTTCAgaccttcacaataaaagcctcataAAGAATCTTTAGGTGCGTTTAAGGAAACTATTGCAATTCATAAGTCAAATATGTTCATGGCCTTGCTTTCATCTACACATTGCGTGTTTTAGTTAAGTTGTGGAAGAAAATAACGTATAGCATTCAGGTCGTCAGTTAAATATAAGCAACACATATGACTTCCGGTTgcattttacaaaataaaagccgaGATTTTCCAACTAAAATTGTTGCAAGGGACaacctacatttatttttattctgtgttcctgaaaaattaaatcaatcaaaggTAGTGTATTTATGGAAGATGATTGaagccactggaaaaaaaataaaggtcaatttaaaatcatcattattattactctgagaaaaaagtcagaattctgagattaaagtcagaattctgagattgttttattttatttgtattatttaaccaggtaagtcattaagaatAAATTCTTCTTATTTCCAGTCCCGACCAGGCAAAAGGCACAGccagattgaagtcagaatacTGTCTACTtttagtctgaactgaaattagtcagtggaaacagggATTTCATAaagaatctcactttgaaaatatccaaaatcatcacttttattctacatgtccaatggcttttattttgaaattccaaatcaagTGTAGCTGTAATTGGCAGAATcacattttgaggttttctcctttcagtctgaatcaaaacacatcagtgtAAACTGAGATTTATTGTAATGCCAAATATATAATTACCAGGCACAATTTTAAATTTTCAGATGGCTTTTGAAAATCCACcagacttctgactttaatctcagagttctgactttttaatctcagaattctgacttttttctcagaattataataatagaaaaatacatttgaccttattttctttttttcagtggccctaatcctcttctgtatgtATTCAATAAAAACTAGCATGCTTAACTATGTGTGCGGTTATCATGTCATGTTATTGGAATGAGTTTCTGTGATCGTTTGAACCACACTTGTTTCTTTTGCAGCTTTTCCACTGGGCTCAAAGAAATGCAGAGCACATAGTGCCACTGTACTGCTTTGACCCCAGACACTATGTGGGAACGTACAACTACAATCTGCCAAAGACCGGACCTTTCCGTCTGCGCTTCTTACTGGAGGGTGTCAGAGACCTCAGAAACACTTTGCTTAGCAAGGGCAGGTAACTGTATGCTGTTGTCCTCCAGGATATGACTGTACTGTGTGTGTTGCTTTATTTACAGtaactttctctctgtctctctgaattGTGTTATATTGacttgtattttattgtgtgaCAGCAACTTGGTGGTGAGACAGGGTAAGCCAGAGGAGGTTGTTGCTGACCTCATCAAGCAGCTGGGCTCTGTCAGCACTGTTGCTTTCCAAGAAGAGGTATCTTTATTCGTTCTTGTCACATTTTAATTATCACTGCCTTAAAACGTTGTCTTGTGATTCTGACATAGTTTTGCtgtcatgtgttcatgtttcagaTAACCTCAGAGGAACTGAGTGTGGAGAAACGAGTGAAAGATGTGTGTGCACAGATGAAGGTCAAAGTTCACACCTTCTGGGGGTCTACTCTGTACCACAGAGATGATCTGCCTTTTCCTCACATGGCCAGGTGACAAACGATACGTAAAATCCTCCAACCTTTGACTAAGCATCCAAGATCTGTCTTGAGTTGTGAGTGTTTTGAGTATCTTGTAACATTTCTGCCTTGTTTATTAGGCTTCCTGATGTTTACACACAGTTCAGGAAGGCAGTGGAAACCCAGAGCAGAGTGAGGCCTTTGTTCCCCACACCTGAGCAGCTGAAGCCCCTCCCCCAAGGGCTTGAGGAGGGAGCTATTCCTGCAGCCGAGGACCTGCAACAGACAGGTGACTAAtccacaaaagaagaaaaatatagTCTTACAGAAAAATGACATTAATTCTGGGTCATAAAATGCTGCTTGCTGTGCATATTCACTGGTACTTCCTTATCCTAATTACTCTGTGGAGGTCAAAAGCACCCGACAGCCATTAAATGTATTACAAAAAAACGTAATAAGAAATAGATTACTATGTGGGGCACCGCAAACTCACCAACGCCGCTTTTAATATTACCTCTAGTCAAGGCTATAAATGTATTAGATTCAACACAGCACAAATTATGCAGAGAGCAAGAAATGAACTGCTTCCAACTCGTATGAGAAACTCATCAGAGAGGGGATTCACATTTAAAGGGGAAACCTAACCTAAAGAAACTCTGTCTGCACATCAATGCAGAGTGTGAAACAATCTGTGGGGCAGATTGGTGGAAGAGTTTGAACATGAACCTCAAGCAAAACACTGATTAAGAACACCTAGTGGATAATTGTGTAATAGATGTTGAGCAGTGGAAAAGGAGTTGGAAAAATAAACCTCATCCTGCTCCTTATTGAAGACTTATTGTTTGCTCAGTGTTATGGAAATTATTAATGTTCTCTGTTACACTTTCTATTGCTTCTgttgtttagtattttatctAGGGATGCACAGATCCTACTTTTTaagtcccgataccgatatcgatacctgggctttggtatctgccaataccgatactagctgatctgatcctggtattgatttaacaatctctattccttaatgtgaggatacaACTAAATATCAttttttggcaacttcaggcttttctaaCTTTATGGTGAACTGTACCAAGGTTCAAGTGCCAAActagaggctggaatcccttcatttcaaggatccagaacaattaaatccaataacctgtccgtttttttttaacactttgaatccattaaaagaaggtttcttgcttctttgcagtaggctacagctgatgtaaacttcttcctttgggcttccattatatttttcagcgccgtccgtcgaaacattactgctgcacatgttgcaagtttccgacggagctgttagcgaaaaaagcatgcacctaaactgcagatcctctgtagttatcctccatcatgctctgtCCGGCGacaatgcacagaccggccggcgctgatgacgtaggagacacaAATGGcagttgtaaacacagaaaagcatagaactgagatgaatagatctgccatatggatcagcactatatatcggccctttgtcaccgatatccgatctagctttttgagtccgatctagccgatatccaataccaggatcggatcgatGCCTCCCTAATTTTATATTCTTGTTTAGCATGAGAACATCCATTTGTTTCAGTATTTCTcacctgtcttcttcttcttcttcttcttcttcttcttcttcgtcttcgtcTTCGTCTTCTTCCTCTCTATTTTCCACAtccctttgtgtgttttttctgcatcAGTAACCCCAAGACAAATCCACGTACACGTTGTACATGCTTTATTTTATGTGCTTATTAAATTGGCTTTTCAGTATAATGTCTTTGCATGCTGTTTGAAAATGGGAGGCATAAAACTCTCATTTTATGCAGAGCCTTTATTGAGCCAAACTACATTGCTTGCATTTCAGAATTCAAGAGGCGAACTGCTGAGCACAGATTTCCCCATTAAGTGCTGCAGAGTGCGCGCACTGATTTCCACCTATATGATTAAGCTTTTATGGTTCTGTGTGTCTAAATGTGCATTAGGGAGCGGTTAATATGTATGAAATTAGTCTGACGCTGAAATGCTTCTCTTGTTATTTTCTCATATAGAGCCTGAGAATGATCCCCGCTCAGCCTTCCCCTGCAGTGGCGGTGAGAGTCAGGCTTTGGCTAGACTCAAACACTATTTCTGGGACACTGTAAGTTCAACATCCACCACTTATATGAAGTAGCTGCCGTTTATATAATGGCAGTAAAGTCATATTGTGAGTGCATAAatactgaatgtgtttttttttctctagaaTGCAGTTGCAACTTACAAGGACACTCGTAACGGCTTGATTGGTGTGGATTATTCCACTAAATTTGCACCCTGGTGAGTGTTATTGTAGCTTGCAGCTACTGCTGGATGAGAGTTTAATGCTCCGTGTTAGTAATTCCTATAAATACACCTCTAATGTTTCTCCATTTAAAAACCTGCAGGCTGGCGATGGGTTGCATTTCACCCAGGTATATTTATCATCAGATCCAGCAGTACGAGAGGGAAcgaacagccaatcagagcacatACTGGTGAGTCTGGAGTTATAATGCTGTTGTTGAAGCTAGTTGTGTAAAGCTATATTGATTCAAAGTGGAAAAGCACAGGCAAACCAtgatatgtacagtatatattttATCATAGGCAAATATTTAGTCCTGAATAATACAAATTTGTATTCACATTCTAATGGTCTTGTGCTGTCCTCAGGGTCATCTTTGAGCTTCTGTGGAGGGATTACTTCAagtttgttgctgtcaaatTCGGCGACAAACTGTTTCAAGTCGAAGGTAGGAAAAAGTAGAAGATTTGAACTCTTAACAGTTTTACACACTCAAaaaatccaatccattttatttatatagcacattttaaaaacaataaggttaccaaagtgctgcacaacaaatacaaacagtagaaataaataatagtacaattaaaaataaagtaaattaaaagacaaacagagatcaACACAAACTGTATTAAAAGCaaaggagtaaaaatgagttttaagatgtgatttaaaagtatccaggttTGGGgttctggtggcctagcggtccaagcaccccacattcagaggctacagccctcgtcacaggggttgccggctcgactcccggccgttcgaccatttcctgcatgtcttcccccactctctactccccacatttcctgtctctcttcagctgtcctatcaaataaaggcaaaaaggccaaaaatataactttaaaagtatccagggttGGGGTCATTCCACAGTTCCGGAGCTACCATTGAAAAAGCTTAGTCACCCCTCGTCTTTTGACGGCTTTTTAGCACGACGagacgcatctgatcagcagacctcagtgctctggagggagcgtagatgtgtatgaggtcagagatgtactaaggtgccagaccatttagtgacttaaaaacaaacattaacattttaaaattaattctaaaatggacagggagccagtggagggaggcgagaACGGGGCTGATATGCTCATGCTTGcgggttcctgttaaaaggTGAGCAGCCGCGTTTTGGACTAACTGTAAGTGAGCAAGGGAGGCCTGGTTAATGCCAGTGTAAAGTGCATCACAGCAGTCCAAACGGGTTGAgataaaagaatgaatcaagCGCTCAAAATCGTTAAGAGATGcaacagatttaattttggataaaagcctcagatgataaaaaatggTTTTAACTACTGAGTTTATATGTTTatcaagtgaacattttgacgCCATGGTTTTTGACTATGAGTTTTACATAAGTCTGCAGGGAACCCAGATCTATAGGAGAGACACCACTGGCTCAGCTGGGTCCAAACACCATGACCTCAGTTTtatcttcattaaaaaaatgaatgcaaactCACACAATTGATTTTTGACCCCAGGACTCCTTGACAAATCAGTGCCGtggaaaacagacatgaagcttTTCAACGCATGGAAAGGTTTGCACCGTTTGGTCCTCAATGTTCACAAATGATTCTCTTAGAAGTCTGAgaagtgtcttttttaaaatgtgtggtgTGTGCATCGTTTGTATTCACAGAGGGACGGACTGGAGTGCCCTTTGTGGATGCCAACATGAGAGAGCTGGCCATGACGGGCTTCATGTCCAACAGGGGGCGGCAGAATGTTGCAAGTTTTCTTACAAAAGATCTGGGCCTGGACTGGAGGATGGGAGCTGAGTGGTTCGAGTATCTTCTGGTGTGTATAAAAGGCCAGGTTTGAAATTGGAAACGGTTTCAAtcttgaaaaaaacatgtttgtttatttttgcttatGGATGATTATATTGCCAAGTGCTCTCATCTCATCATTTTGTATTATCCTCCAAAGATTGACCACGATGTCTGCAGCAACTATGGTAACTGGCTTTACAGCGCTGGCATCGGAAACGACCCCAGAGAGAACCGAAAGTTCAACATGATCAAGCAAGGCCTCGATTATGACAACAATGTACGTTTGAAAAAATGAGTCCAGTCCCCTTTGAAAATGTGTCTGGAGCTTTCTATTGTTTGCGAAACTGCAGAAAAACTCTGAGTCACTGTCGCATAGTGGAGATGAAACTTGTACAAGATGTAAGGAAAGCTTCGTCACCGATTGAGTAAACGCTCtgttccctgtgtgtctgtgtcagggTGACTATGTGCGACGGTGGGTCCCTGAGCTGCAGGGGATCAAAGGATCTGATGTGCACTCACCTTGGACCCTCAGCACTGCTGCACTGTCACATGTACAAGTGTCCCTCGGTGAGACCTACCCCACCCCTATTGTCATGGCGCCTGAGTGGAGCAGGCATGTGAACAAGAAGCAGGTGGGTGTTTCAATAAAGGGGAAGTGGTTAGTATGATTGTGAAATACTGGTGTAATAGCTTTTCACGCTTCATTATTTCAAACAGAAGTGGTGGACTGTAATTGTTGTCAAATAGTTAACTGGAGGTTCATAAACCTTTATGTTACGTTGttttagtttcattttaaattttgtcatATCCATGAAATTCCACGGTCAGTCTCATGATTTAGCTTAAAAAACATATACATTTATTGGGGATAACTTATccagatttgtttttatcagagCCAAAGGGGAGTCCAAAAACATAAGCAACTCTTCAcaccttagttttattttgtgaCCACTTGGACCTGAGTTGGGATGCACTGAACTAGACTTAGCTgcttataaaaaagaaatcattAGCAATACCTTCTTGAGTCTAACGAATATCATAATGCCAAGTCTCCTATGGTCACACATGATCATATGGCATTCAAGTAAGCCATTGTTGTGCAGATAAATGTTACCCTGTTGAAACTTTGAGCACTTTTACTGACAGTACTTCACTTAAGTAGACATTTTAAAAGCAGGGTTTTTACCTGTATTAGAGTGTTTTCATATTTAGCTATTGGTGCATGTACTTTCTGAACACAGGAAGCCAGTGCTGCCTTTctgtcaattcaatt
This is a stretch of genomic DNA from Notolabrus celidotus isolate fNotCel1 chromosome 17, fNotCel1.pri, whole genome shotgun sequence. It encodes these proteins:
- the cry-dash gene encoding cryptochrome DASH → MSASRTVICLLRNDLRLHDNELFHWAQRNAEHIVPLYCFDPRHYVGTYNYNLPKTGPFRLRFLLEGVRDLRNTLLSKGSNLVVRQGKPEEVVADLIKQLGSVSTVAFQEEITSEELSVEKRVKDVCAQMKVKVHTFWGSTLYHRDDLPFPHMARLPDVYTQFRKAVETQSRVRPLFPTPEQLKPLPQGLEEGAIPAAEDLQQTEPENDPRSAFPCSGGESQALARLKHYFWDTNAVATYKDTRNGLIGVDYSTKFAPWLAMGCISPRYIYHQIQQYERERTANQSTYWVIFELLWRDYFKFVAVKFGDKLFQVEGLLDKSVPWKTDMKLFNAWKEGRTGVPFVDANMRELAMTGFMSNRGRQNVASFLTKDLGLDWRMGAEWFEYLLIDHDVCSNYGNWLYSAGIGNDPRENRKFNMIKQGLDYDNNGDYVRRWVPELQGIKGSDVHSPWTLSTAALSHVQVSLGETYPTPIVMAPEWSRHVNKKQSGAGPSPRGKKGPSHTPKQHRDRGIDFYFSRSKNL